The Pseudomonadota bacterium genomic sequence CAACATGATCTGATTATTCCCCATCCGGCCATTGCCAAGAGGGGTTTTGTCCTTTACCCTCTTTGCGAGATTGCGCCGCATTTTATCCATCCGGAAAAAGAATGTGATATTGCCATGTTGCTGGAAAAATACCGGGAAAATGGTGGTGAGAAGGAATATCCGGTTGCCGAAATCATTTTAGGGGATATTCAGTAGTTTTTATCCGGAAATAAAAAAATGCGGATGAGTTCTTGGCAATCAAATTACAATTGGTGGGATAAAATCTAACACTTAAGTTAAGCAATTAGTTCTTAGCATTTAGCTGAGTAAAATTAAGATTTTAGGTTAATAATACAGTAAATATTCGGCTACGTTTTCAGAAAAGACAAAAATACTCTCACAGAGGCACAAAGTCACAGAGGCACAAAGTCACAGAGAACCCCAGTCATTTGCCCTCTGTGACTCCGTGTCTCTGTGAGAAATAATAAAAATTTGTCAATCTATAGATAAAGTCGAAGATTTACATAATACACAGTGACCAACAGGTAAATGTATATAGTGAAATCCCTTTAATCATTGAACTAATAGCTAACGGCTAAAAGCTAATCGCTCAATTTAGTTAACACTTAAAGAAAAATGGTATTCGGGAGGAAAGTGATGGAATTTTTTATTGATACGGCAAACCTTGAGGAAATCAGACGGGCCAGTGAGTATGGATTGGTTGACGGAGTGACCACCAATCCCAGTCTGGTGGCTAAGGAAGGTCGTGACTTCGTTGAAATGATTATGGAAATAAGCCGTTTAGTCCCCGGTCCCATAAGCGCGGAAGTCATATCTCTTGAAGCTGAAGGGATGATTGAAGAAGCCGTAAAACTGGCCGGCCTGGGCGACAATATCGTCATTAAAATACCAATGACTGTAGAAGGGCTAAAGGCGGTGAAGGTTCTTGCTGATAAGGGAATAAAGACCAATGTGACCTTGATTTTTTCACCCTTGCAGGCCCTGCTGGCGGCTAAAGCCGGAGCCTCATATGTCAGTCCATTTGTCGGACGGTTGGATGATATCGCCACTGATGGAATGGATCTGGTTCAAAGAATTGCCCTGATATTTGATAATTATGGCTACCAAACCAAAATTATCGTTGCCAGTATCCGTCACCCAATGCATGTCCTGGCAGCAGCTGAAATGGGGGCTGATGTGGCAACTATTCCGTTTAAAGTCATGATGCAGCTGGCTAAACATCCGCTTACTGATATTGGCATTGAGCGATTCATGGCTGATTGGCAGCAGTCACAAAAATCCAAGTGATGGGGATGAATCTTTTCCATAGGATGAGAGGGTGAAATGATGCAGCGTCTTTTCGTAATCTTGGTGTGTGGCTGTCTGTGCTTCTGCGCCTCTTGTAAAATGCCTTTGGATGAACGTCCCGAGGTAGAAAAATTGCGAAACAAAGTCTCCACCTTGGAACAGCAGGTGCAGGATCAGGAGGTAAAGCAGAAGGGACTGGAAATCCAATTGCAGGATTTGCAGTTGAAAGTTGATGGCATTCGTGACCTGGCGTTAAAGAACAGTCAGCATCTGGTTCGATCAGCTGTCGAAGCAGCTGAAAAAAAACAAAAAGTAAAATCTTCTACTGTGACTCCGGCCAAAAAAGCAGTGGTTGGCGGCAAGTCAAAGACAGTGTCTGCGGATAAGGCAATGATGACCTATCAGCAGGCTTTTGGCTATTATAAAAATGGCAATTTTGAAAAATCCATTGATCTGTTTCATGCTTTTATCCGGGCTTATCCGAAGCATGAGATGGTTAGTAATGCCCGCTACTGGTTGGGAGAAGACTACTATTCACTGTCGGAATTTGCCCAGGCCATTACTGAATTCAAACGCGTTCTGGCGGATTATCCCAAAAGCAAGAAAGTGCCCGGCAGCCTGCTGAAAGTCGGCATGTCATATCAGGCCATTGGTTTTGATGGAAAAGCTAAGGGATTTTATCAAAAGTTGGTTGAACAGTTTCCAGACAGTAATAGCGCGGCGATTGCCAAAGATAAACTTAAAGAATTATAGATTGATTATGTTGTTGCGGTTTAAAAAGTTGCTGGTGAAGATGTTGATTATTCACAAATCTTGCCACGGTAAGCAGGTAGAAAACTGCTTGACATCCGTGAAGGAATAACTTATAAACGACATCCTCTGTTGACTTATGGCTGTCTTGAAAAATTAGAATTTTTGTTTGAGTACAAGGCAGGCAAAAATTATAACCGCAGGAATATATTTAATATTTTGAGGATTATAATTTGAGCCTAACGCAGTAATCGGGCAAAAAGGCCATTTTTCAAGGAAGCCTTGGATGTATATAGTATATCATTGATTATATAAGGAGAGCGATTTTCATGTATGCCGTGGTTAAAACTGGCGGGAAGCAATATCGGGTAACCCCCGGACAGGTTGTCCAGATAGAAAAACTCGATGGCGATGCCGGCGATGCAGTGGAATTTTCTGAGGTTCTTGCCATCGTCAAGGAAGATGAACTGGTGGTTGGTAATCCTTGTATTGAGAATGCCAAGGTTGCCGGTGAGATAGTGACGCAGAAGCGAGATAAAAAAATCTTGGTGTTTAAATCTAAAAGACGTAAAGGTTACAGGAAGATGCGTGGGCATCGACAGTTTGTAACCGAGGTTAAAATCGGAGAGATTACGGCGTAGAGATGTTTATTTGGCAACTGCTGTTTGCTGACGAAGGTATTCAGCATCAGCAGTTATAATTGTAATCTGAATCGCAAGATCTCTTTTTTAAGAAATAGGGGAGAGATAAAAATGGCTCATAAAAAAGGTGGTGGCAGCACCAGCAATGGTCGTGACAGCGTCAGTAAACGGTTGGGCGTCAAGCGCTTTTCCGGACAGGAAGTTCCGGCGGGCTGTATTCTGGTGCGGCAGCGTGGTACCAGGATTCATGCCGGTAATAATGTTGGCCGCGGTAAGGATGATACCCTGTTTGCCTTGACTGAAGGGGTGGTCAAGTATGAGCGCCTGGATAAGAAGAGGAAAAAAGTCAGTGTTTATTCAGCGGCGGTTCCAGCCTAGATTTATTGCTTTTTGCAGTAGTATAAATAAGGTGAGCCCCTTTGTGGGGCTCATTTTTTTTGGGGTAAGATTATGAGATTTATCGACGAGGCAACGATTGAGGTTCATGCCGGTGATGGCGGCAACGGTTGTGTCAGTTTCCGGCGGGAGAAATTTGTCCCCAAAGGCGGTCCTGATGGCGGTAATGGTGGTAAGGGTGGAGATGTTCTGCTGACTGGAGATTCTCAGAAAAATACTCTGCTTGATCTGGTCCATCAGCGGACTTTCCGGGTGAAAAAAGGCGGCAATGGCGCTGGAAAAGGCAAAGATGGTGCTGCGTCTCCAGCCCTGGAAATTGCCGTTCCCCTGGGAACGGAAGTCTGGGAACTGACCGATGACAATGAACGGCTGTTTGTCGGCGAAGTCCTGACTGATGGGCAGGAATTGCTGCTGGCGAGCGGTGGGCGGGGTGGGAAAGGTAATACCCATTTTGCTTCTTCCACCATGCGTGTTCCCCGTTTTGCCCAGCCGGGTGAGGATGGGGAGATGAAAAAACTGCGCTTGGTTTTGAAGGTTATTGCCCAGGTTGGCTTGGTGGGGCTGCCCAATGCCGGAAAGTCTACGCTTATTTCAGTCCTTTCGGCAGCCCGGCCAAAGGTTGCCGGTTATCCCTTTACTACCTTGAAACCAAATCTGGGAATTATGGCCGGCGGTGATTATGAGCGTCTGATCATCGCTGATATCCCCGGGTTGATTGAGAATGCTCATCAGGGTAGTGGCCTGGGGATCAGGTTCCTTAAGCATGTGGAACGAACAGAGGTTATCGTCCTGCTGGTATCGGTGAAAAACCGTGCTGATGAAACATTGCTGTTCCATGATTACCGGACAGTAATGGGGGAGTTGAATGCCTATAATTCCCAGTTAACAAAGCGGGTTAAACTGGTTCTCCTGTCGCAGACAGATACCCTGCCGGCTCAGCGGGTCAAAGAATTATTGGCAGCTCTATCTCCAAAGATAGCAGAACAGGGGAAACGGCTGTTGATGGCTGTATCCTCGACCTCAGGGGCAGGAATCGGGGAGTTGAAGGGGACTTTGGAGAAGTTGGTCAATAGTGCTGAAAATGACTGATTAATGATCTTTGTATGAAGGTCTAGTAAAAAAAACAATCCCGGTTGAACATGATATTATTGTTACAAAAGGTTACCAGATAGCAGTGTTAATTTTTACTCAACTTTCTGACTTGTTTGCCAGAGATATTGTAGCAGGATGTTCGGGCTTGGCTCATAGCGGTATTGGCCGCCGAACGAATCACACGATGTGATTCGCGGCGGACGCCTCGGAAGCTGGCCATGGACGGCCAGCGAGAATGAGCGAGAGCCATGCCGGAACAGCCGGGGATATTACGTTAGTGCACCGTATAAATCCAGCTGTTTATGGCAACTCAGAAAGTTGAGTTTTTATATTTAACCGAAAATTCCTGGCGTAACTTTACCCGCATCTGCTCCAGTTCATGCTTGACTTTGTCAGTAAAAAGCACATTCTTGATTTTGCTTTCAACTTCAGGCGACAATGATTCCAGGGTTCGGCTGCCCTGCGGGTCAATGCGCCTGAGCACCATGATTAAATGGTTGCCTAGCCTGGTTTGAATAATATCGCTCATCTGATTAACCGGCAGCTTGCCGAAAGCGACAGCTTCGATTTCCGGCAGTAGTTGCCCCTTGTTGAAATTTCCCAGTTTGCCGCCGCTGTCGGCGGCCGGACCGATGGAAAATTCCCGGGCCAGAGGGGCGAAAGATTCTCCTTTTTTCAGGCGTTTTTTTATTTCCGCGACCGTTTTCTTCAGTTTGTCTTTTTCAGTCTCGGTCTTGGCCAGGGGGAGCAGTATCTGGGACAGGGTAACCTGCGCCTCGTGCTCCGGAAACAAATTGTTCTTTTTCGCATAACTAAGTATTTCTTTGTCGGCCAGAATAATATGGGGTTTAATTTCCTGGTTGATAAGCTTGGTGCGCAAAAGATCCCTGATCAGCTTGCTCCGGTAGCTTTTCAATGACATTCCCTGTTGTTTCAAGGCTCTCTTCAGTTGTTCATCGTTCATCTTGTTTTGTTCCATGACCCGCTTGATGGTCAGGTCAATTTCTTTATCAGTTACATCGATGCCTTTTTTCTGGGCCAGCTGGACTAAAAGAATATCATCAACCAGTTTGTGCAGCTGCTTTTGTTTCGCCTGTTCCCGGCCTTCACGGGAGAGTTGGGAAAATTTCCGTGGTCCGTATTCCAGGTTAACCGCCTGGATGACGTCCATGGTGGTAATAATCTGGCTGCCTACCTCAGCCAGCAGTTGATTGACCACTTTTGCCTGGCTTGTCTGGATGGAGTTGCTGCAGGTACATACCGCCAGAATAAATATTATCCTGAAGTAATAGTATGCAGGTTTATTTTTCATTGATTGCCTCTAATTGGGATGCCTTAATGCTAACCTGATATCGTACCCGGGCTTCAGTCAGCCAGCGGCTGAAATGATTTCTAAGCTTCAGGGCATAAAACTCATCCTTGACCTTATTTTCCACTTCTGAAAAAGATAAAAATCCTGCTGGCAGAATCTGTTCCAGTCGCAGCAGGTGGTAGCCGTAAGGGCTATGTATGACCGGGCTTACCTGTGCCGGTTTCAATCGGGGAATAATTTTGTCGATTTCGGCTATAAAGTCCTTGAGTCTCATGGGCTGTAGATGCCCTCCACTAGAAGCTTCTTCACCTATTGAGTATTTTCTGGCTGCTTCTTCCATGCTTAACTGATGCTTTTCAATCTTTTCTTTGAGCTCCCAGGCAAGATGTTCGTCCGCAACCAGAATCTGGGTTGTCTCATATTGTTTGTGCACCAGATAGTCTTTCTTATGCTTCCGGTAGTATTCCAAGGCTTCCTGTCTGGATGGATAGCTTACTGTACGACCCAGGTCGATCATCGTTTTGCGGATAAGCTGTTCCAGGTTGTCTTCCTTGACCGCCAGCCCCCTTTTTCGTCCTTCCATCGCAACCAGGGTCTCATCGATAATCTGGTCAAGAAAAAAGTGCTTGAGTTCAGCCGGGGTAACGGTTTCCTGTGGAGCGGCATGGGAGAAAACAGCCTTGTATTTCTGGATTCTCGCTTCCAGCTGTTTTTTGGTTATCTGTTGCTTGCCGATGGTGGCTACAACTTCTTGACCCCGATTTTCACAGGCTGAACAAAAAAACATGCTCAGAAGCAGGAGAAGAAAGCACGAATGATAAAGAGGAAACCGCATAACTTGTACCGTACAACACAAAGCAGATGGAGTTTTTATGAAGCCATCATTTTTTGCTGTCAAGTAAATCCGGATATGTTGTTACTTTTATCTGTTTTTTGAGCTCAGTAATATAAGTATTGAAATACTGGTTTTTCCGTTCTGCCCGGATCTTATCACCCAGCTTAGTTTTGACTTCATCAAATGTCTGTTGCCGTCCTTCCTTAATTTCATCAACAACAATAATATGGTAGCCGAACTGGGTTTTGACCACCGGACTTATTTCTTTCGGTTTAAGGGAAAAGGCTACATCAGAAAATTCCTTGACCATCCGATCCCTGGTGAAGAATCCCAAATCACCACCCTTGGCCTTGCTTGGGCAGGTTGAAAATTCATTGGCCAAAGTCGCGAAATCTTCACCTTTCAGTAATTTCCGGTGTACTTCTTCAGCCTGCTTTTGCTCTTTAACCAGGATGTGGCGGGCTTTGACCTGCCGTGGCTGCTGGAATTCCTTGAGGTTCTTATCGTAATAGGTTTTCAGCTCAGCGTCGCTGACATCTTTGATTTTACGATTAACTTCCTGATCAAGTATGGCCGCAACCACCAGTTTTTTCCTGAAAGCATCAACCTGTTTTTTGACCATTGGATTTTCCGGCATTTTCTGGCGGACTCCTTCCTGATAGATAATATTGCGGGTTACCAGGGTATCAAGAAATTCCTTCTGGATAGCCGGATCTGCTGTCATTTGCCGGTATTTGGGTGGCAGGCTGTTTAATTCCTGTTTAAAATCAGCCATGGTTATTTTTTCACTGCCGATGGTGGCCAGGATCGTGCCGGCATCGTCTGCGGCCCAGAGGAAAGATGGAATGATGAAAAGCATGATGGCTAATAAAATCAGAGCTAATATGTTTTTTCCTGGATGTTTAGTACTTCGAGTCTGCATTAGATATACTCCTTTTTTTGCGGTGTACGGTTTACGGTATAAAAACAGCATATACCTTTTTAACCCTTATCTGAAATATCTCCTCCCCGAGGGGAAACCAGATGCTGCTGTTTTGCAGTTGTTATCCGTGGAGAAATGAAAAAGGGAGGCTATCAGGTTAAAAGATTTTTTGCAATAGATTTTGAGTCCAGGGGAACAGGTCGCCGGGATCAACTGATTGACGGAAAATAAGGCCGTTATTGGGAGTGAGCTGATAGTTTTCCGGTTCTGTCTGGATCAATGACATAACTTTCTCAATATTTGGTTCGGACTCAGGGCTGAAATGAATTGCAACCCGGTTTTTTGCTACTTCAAAAAAATGGATATGATATCCCATCAGGAGAAGCTTTAATTTTCTGAGGTTGAATAGCTCCTGTGTTTCTTCGGGCAGGGAGCCAAAACGGTCCATCAGTTCATCTTCCAGTTCATACAGTGACTGGTAATCAGTACAGGTGGAAACTCGCTTATAAGTTTGCAGCCTTAGTGAAATATCGGTGATGTAGTTTGTCGGAATGTAAGCTGGTATATTGATTTTCAGCTCAGGCTCAACCTGCTTTTTGATCGGCTCATCCCGGCGCTCCGCCACGGCTTCGGAAAGTAAATCCTGATACAGTTCGTAACCGATGGCGCTGATGTGCCCCGATTGACTTTTTCCCAGCAGATTACCTGCTCCTCTTATTTCCAGATCCTGCATGGCAACGCGAAAGCCGGCTCCCAGGTCACTGGCTTCGGCAAGGGCTCGCAATCGTCGGCGGGCATCGTTGGGCAACTGATCGAGATTTGGCACCAGCAGATAAGTGTAGGCCTTTTTTTGAGATCGTCCAACTCGGCCACGAAGCTGATAGAGTTGAGCCAGGCCAAACTTATGGGCTTTATTGATAATCATGGTATTGGCGTTGGGGATGTCGAGTCCGGATTCAATAATGGTGGTACATAGGAGCAGGTCAAATTCATGGGCAGCAAAAGCCATCATCACTTTTTCCAGCGCGGCGGCTTTCATTTGTCCATGAGCGATTTCAAGTTTTATCTCGGGAAGCAGTTGCCGAAGGTGGGCGGCCATGGCCTCAATGGTTTTGACCGCATTATGAACGAAAAAGATCTGCCCTCCCCGACCGATTTCCTTGGCTACCGCCTCTTTAATGATTTCCTCATCATAGGCTGCTATATAAGTTCTCACTGCCAGTCGGTCACGAGGTGCGGTAGTGATGGCACTCATGGTTCTCATACCGGACAATGACATCTGTAAGGTTCTTGGTATGGGAGTGGCGCTCATGGCCAGGACATCAATGTGCTGTTTGAGGGAGGTGATTTTTTCTTTATGGCGGACGCCGAATTTGTGTTCTTCATCCAGAACTAATAGCCCCAGATCTTTGAAGATGATGTCAGGCTGTAAGAGGCGATGGGTGCCGATGATGACATCGACGGTTCCCCGGTGAAGCCTTGCAATGATTTCACGTTGTTCGTGAGGAGTTTTGAATCGGCTTAACATTTCTACCACGATAGGGTAGCGGGCGAATCGCTGGCAGAAAGTGTTATAGTGTTGCTGGGCCAGAATGGTGGTGGGGACCAGGATAGCTGCCTGCTTGCCGCTGGTGACGGCCATGAAAACCGCCCGAATAGCCACCTCGGTTTTGCCGTAACCTACATCACCACAAATCAGGCGATCCATGGGTCGATCAGCCTGCATGTCATGGATAACATCATCAATGGCCTGCCCCTGATCTAAGGTTTCCTCATAGGCGAAACTTGCTTCAAATTCCTCGAAAATGGAATCCGGGTTTGGATAAGCATAGCCGGATTCAACTTGACGGCTGGCATAAAGATCAATTAACTCCACCAGGAAATCATCAATGGCTTTCCTGGCCTTGACTTTTACCCGGTCCCACTGGCTGCTTCCCAGTTTAGTAAGCTTTGGTGGTTGTTCACTGCTGCCGTGGTAGGCATGAATCAGGTTGAAACGATCAACCGGGACATAGATCAGATCCCCGCCCTGGTATTCCAGAATCAGATAATCATTAGTGATCCCCTCTACCTCCAGGGTTTGCAAGCCTTTGTAGATGCCGATGCCATGATCAAAATGAGTAATATAACTGCCGGGTTTCAGGGTGGTAAAATCATCAAAGAAAACCTTTTGTCCAGGTGCCGGTCGGGCTTTGGTCCGGACAACCTTTTTGTTCCCGAAAATATCCGTTTCAGTGAGAATGATGATTTGTTCATCGAAGAGCCTGGTCCCCTGGCTCAAGGGCACCTGCAGGAGATGGATACCTCCAGCTTCGGGCATCTGTTTGAAAATGGTCAGAGGACAAGTTCCGGTGCTGAAAGGGAGATGGTATTCAGTAAACAGGTTCTTGATTCTTTCGATGCCGGACAGGCTTTTGCCACAGTAAACAATCTGTTGTTTTTGTTTGAGCCAGCCGCGAATAATTCCTGCCGCCGGAGCGAATAGGCCTTCCTGTTGTTGCGTTACCACCCTTAAGATTGCGTCTCGCAGATCACGGTTTGACTGGCTGTCGCAATCCAGGGTTTTTCCGTTTTTCAGCTCATCCTGGATGTCCTGGTGGACTACAAGCTGTCCTCTGGTGGGGAAAATTTCTTCCAGGCCGGCGATATCTTTAAGGTATTGTGCCGGCGGAAAGGCGAATTTATGCCGCTCTCTGGTTTTGTTATAGGCATCAACCAGGAGGCTGTGCAGGGTGGAGATTTTTTCGTCCAGTTGCGGCGGATTGATAAAAACAGGAGTTGCATCCGGCAGATAACTTTCAAGGTCATGCCAGCCGGGATGGATTGCCGGCAGCAGGCTGTCGATGCCGGGAAAACTGGGGTTTTGATCCAGCTTCTTATAGATGGTTGTTATGTCAATCCGCGGATCATTAAGGGAAATGAATTGTTCTTTCAGCCGCTCCTTTATCAGTTGACGTTTTACCGGCAACAAAATTTCATGGGCCGGGGCAATGGTCAGTGATTCCAGCTCTTCCGACCGGCTTTTTTGGGATGCTGGATCAAATGGCCTGATTGACTCAATTTCATCACCAAAGAAATCCAGCCGTAAGGGAAGGTCGGAAAGTGGCGAAAAAATGTCAACTATACTTCCCCGGATACTGAAATCACCTGGTTCGTCTACCGTGGGAACTCGGATATAGCCAAGATCATGGAGTCTTTCAGCCAATTGCTCACGATTAATGGCATCCCCCCAGTTGAGAGAGAAAAAACCTCCATAAAATGAGGTTGGATCAATCATGCGATCGATCAGGGCGGTAATTGAGGTGAAGAAAATGTAGTGCTTTTCCTGCCTGACCCGGTGGAGTGCCTTGATGCGATCCTGCTCGACACTGATCAGCGGCAGTACCTGCTGATATGGCAGTCGTTGCAGTGGCGGAAAATTTATAATTGCGGGTTGCGATGATCCGGAACCCATGATCTTCTGGTAGCCGACAACATCCCGGCTGAGCTCAAGGCTATGCTGGTATTCTTCGGTGATAATTACCAGGGGCTTGTCAGCCTGATCAGCCAGTAAAGCAAAAAATAGCGCTGGAGCAGACCCTCTCAGACCGGATATATCAATACGCTGTCGGGAATCTAGCTGCTTGGTTACGGTAGTCAGTTGAGGGGAAAATGGCATGGAAATATTTATGCGGTATAAGGTGTAAGGTTTACGGTATAAAGTTTCTTGTACCGTACAACACGAAGAAGATGGAACTTTTCGCAGCCATCATGTTTTATTGATGACTGAAAGTCAGGATTGCTTCTTCGACTCGTTTTATATCTACTCTGGTATTCCAGCAGGGGCCATTGGGGCGTTGATTAAGAATGCCATAGACCGGCAAAGGGTAGGTGTCATGGATGCCGCTGGTCAAATCCCGCTCGCAGGCTACAGCAATGATCAGCCTCGGGCGATAATCCTTCACAATCTTTCGGGCCAGAGTACCGCCGGTAGCCACCGCAATCCTGGTTCCATATTTGTGGGCTAATTCCAGCAGATCCTTAATATTGCATAAACCGCATTGTTTGCAGTTTTCAATATTATTGGTTATTTTCTGCTGGCAATCAGCCAGCTGCAGGCAGTGTGGCAGCAGCAGCAGAATTTTTTCCGGCGGCAGGTGAAGATGTCGGGACAGGATGAGCTGGTTGTTGATCTCAATGAAAGACCTTTTAATATTTTCCCGGGAAACGCCGAATAAACGGCCGATGATAATCATCATCGGCAGAAAAACCTTGACCATCAGGCCTCTGAGCTTACGCCCGAAAGGTAACTCCCGGCCCAACGCTACCGTCATAACCAGAATGAGCATAATGGTGCTGATGACTATAAAAGCAATACCAACCAGTACCTGGGCCATGAGTGGCAGGATTGGATGGAGTTGCCGGAGCCCAACCGTTCCAACCCAGCCGAGGATATTGACCGCCACCAGCACTATGACGAAGGTCAGGATCAGCAGTCCGAGAAAAAGACGTTTTTTAGAGGGAAATTCCGGTTCAGAAGTCATGTTGATGAAACTTTTTCCTGGGAGTTGAATTGCTCGCCGGTGGTTAAGTGATGGCCACGGAGAAAATCACTGCTGTCTTGGGGTTGCCGTCCTTCCGGCTGAACTTTGGTAATTTGAATAAACCCACGGCCACAGGCGGCATAAAGCTGTTCATCACTTACTTGGGTAGTCCCCGGCGCTGGAGCTTTATCCATTTCTATCGGGATGATGGTTGCTGCCAGAATTTTCAGCCGTTTCCCCCGCCAGAAGGTAAAGGTGCCAGGCCAGGGATTTAAAGCCCGTATTTGCCGCTCAAGTTCGTGGGCATCCTGCTTCCAGTCCAACAGGCCATCTTTTTTATGCAGTTTCGGGGCGTAAGATGCTTGATCGTTGTCCTGGGGCACGGGTTTGATCAAACCCGCCTGCCATTTTTCCAGGGTTTCCCAGACCAGTTCGGCTCCCAGGTTTTGCAGCCTTTCCGTCAGTTGTGTACTGGTCTCGGATGCTTTTATTTTAGTCTTTCTCTGGAGCAGAATATCACCGCAGTCGATTTTGTCAGCCAGCAGTTGGGTCGTAACGCCGGTAATTGAATCTCCCTTCAGCAGACTCCAGACAATGGGTGCCGGACCCCGGTAATCCGGGAGCAGTGAAGGATGTAAATTGATAGCTTCCCGGCGGGGAAGGGTGATCAGGGAGTGAGGAATTAACTGACCGTAATCAATGACCACCAGAAAATCGGCAGCAAATTTCGAAGATATTTCCATATCTTCGCGGCTTCCAACTTTTTCCGGGGTGATGACGGATAATCCCAGTTCCAATGCCCGCTGTTTGATCGGGGTGGGGTGGTATTGGCGACCGCGACCACGACGGCGGTCCGGTTGACTGATAACCAGCAGATTTTCTGCCGGCAGCCTAGCCGCCATGATCTCCAGGGAAGGGATTGCAAAAGAGCCGGAAGCAGCCATAATAACCTTCATGACTGCTTTAGCTTCCCTTTTTTCAGTTTACGTAGAAATATATCCCGCTTCAAAGAACTTATGCGATCAATGAAGAGAATGCCATTCAAGTGATCAATCTCATGCTGCAGGACGATGGCGAGAACTCCATCGGCAGTAAATTCAATTTCTTTTTCATCCAGGGTTACCCCCCTGACCAGGATTTCAGCCTGGCGGGGAACTTCGGCGGTAAACTCAGGAACACTGAGGCAGCCTTCATCAATGGCATTATGTCCTTCGCCACTGACGACGACCGGGTTGATCAGGGTGATGAGCTCACCATCTCCTTCTTTCCTCATATCCGCGACAATAAGTCTTTGAGAAACGCCAATCTGGGGAGCGGCCAGGCCGATGCCGGAAGCGGTGTACATGGTCTCCACCATGTCGGCCGCTAATTTATGGACCTGTCCATCAATGTTGGCAATTTCATCAGCTTTCCGGGCCAGAACCTGTTTGGGGTAGACGCAAATTTTATGGAATGACATTTTTACCAGACAACCTCAGCATGTTTCCGGCCAGAACCGGTTCAATTTCTGATTTCACGCTGATTATAGTAAGCGGAGGCCTTAAA encodes the following:
- the def gene encoding peptide deformylase; protein product: MSFHKICVYPKQVLARKADEIANIDGQVHKLAADMVETMYTASGIGLAAPQIGVSQRLIVADMRKEGDGELITLINPVVVSGEGHNAIDEGCLSVPEFTAEVPRQAEILVRGVTLDEKEIEFTADGVLAIVLQHEIDHLNGILFIDRISSLKRDIFLRKLKKGKLKQS
- a CDS encoding DUF116 domain-containing protein; this translates as MTSEPEFPSKKRLFLGLLILTFVIVLVAVNILGWVGTVGLRQLHPILPLMAQVLVGIAFIVISTIMLILVMTVALGRELPFGRKLRGLMVKVFLPMMIIIGRLFGVSRENIKRSFIEINNQLILSRHLHLPPEKILLLLPHCLQLADCQQKITNNIENCKQCGLCNIKDLLELAHKYGTRIAVATGGTLARKIVKDYRPRLIIAVACERDLTSGIHDTYPLPVYGILNQRPNGPCWNTRVDIKRVEEAILTFSHQ
- the fmt gene encoding methionyl-tRNA formyltransferase; translated protein: MKVIMAASGSFAIPSLEIMAARLPAENLLVISQPDRRRGRGRQYHPTPIKQRALELGLSVITPEKVGSREDMEISSKFAADFLVVIDYGQLIPHSLITLPRREAINLHPSLLPDYRGPAPIVWSLLKGDSITGVTTQLLADKIDCGDILLQRKTKIKASETSTQLTERLQNLGAELVWETLEKWQAGLIKPVPQDNDQASYAPKLHKKDGLLDWKQDAHELERQIRALNPWPGTFTFWRGKRLKILAATIIPIEMDKAPAPGTTQVSDEQLYAACGRGFIQITKVQPEGRQPQDSSDFLRGHHLTTGEQFNSQEKVSST
- the mfd gene encoding transcription-repair coupling factor, coding for MPFSPQLTTVTKQLDSRQRIDISGLRGSAPALFFALLADQADKPLVIITEEYQHSLELSRDVVGYQKIMGSGSSQPAIINFPPLQRLPYQQVLPLISVEQDRIKALHRVRQEKHYIFFTSITALIDRMIDPTSFYGGFFSLNWGDAINREQLAERLHDLGYIRVPTVDEPGDFSIRGSIVDIFSPLSDLPLRLDFFGDEIESIRPFDPASQKSRSEELESLTIAPAHEILLPVKRQLIKERLKEQFISLNDPRIDITTIYKKLDQNPSFPGIDSLLPAIHPGWHDLESYLPDATPVFINPPQLDEKISTLHSLLVDAYNKTRERHKFAFPPAQYLKDIAGLEEIFPTRGQLVVHQDIQDELKNGKTLDCDSQSNRDLRDAILRVVTQQQEGLFAPAAGIIRGWLKQKQQIVYCGKSLSGIERIKNLFTEYHLPFSTGTCPLTIFKQMPEAGGIHLLQVPLSQGTRLFDEQIIILTETDIFGNKKVVRTKARPAPGQKVFFDDFTTLKPGSYITHFDHGIGIYKGLQTLEVEGITNDYLILEYQGGDLIYVPVDRFNLIHAYHGSSEQPPKLTKLGSSQWDRVKVKARKAIDDFLVELIDLYASRQVESGYAYPNPDSIFEEFEASFAYEETLDQGQAIDDVIHDMQADRPMDRLICGDVGYGKTEVAIRAVFMAVTSGKQAAILVPTTILAQQHYNTFCQRFARYPIVVEMLSRFKTPHEQREIIARLHRGTVDVIIGTHRLLQPDIIFKDLGLLVLDEEHKFGVRHKEKITSLKQHIDVLAMSATPIPRTLQMSLSGMRTMSAITTAPRDRLAVRTYIAAYDEEIIKEAVAKEIGRGGQIFFVHNAVKTIEAMAAHLRQLLPEIKLEIAHGQMKAAALEKVMMAFAAHEFDLLLCTTIIESGLDIPNANTMIINKAHKFGLAQLYQLRGRVGRSQKKAYTYLLVPNLDQLPNDARRRLRALAEASDLGAGFRVAMQDLEIRGAGNLLGKSQSGHISAIGYELYQDLLSEAVAERRDEPIKKQVEPELKINIPAYIPTNYITDISLRLQTYKRVSTCTDYQSLYELEDELMDRFGSLPEETQELFNLRKLKLLLMGYHIHFFEVAKNRVAIHFSPESEPNIEKVMSLIQTEPENYQLTPNNGLIFRQSVDPGDLFPWTQNLLQKIF